In the Plodia interpunctella isolate USDA-ARS_2022_Savannah chromosome 6, ilPloInte3.2, whole genome shotgun sequence genome, one interval contains:
- the LOC128671073 gene encoding collagen alpha-2(IV) chain-like isoform X1 has product MGPGITFYILASLMLALASEAPPTKQESNSTEAISKEPQKEESQPAEASARSGRQFGYGDGKDIVIDIQDDEKNQYYETNYDTNAYGFGYDVGPNGQFHHETRGPDGVTYGCYGYVDPDGYLRATHYVADSHGYRVVEPEKPVEVYPDEKYEYDETTSNQPTEKVPGQIIPWEKLYFPKGCGRTPGGIPARPPPRPPRPSRPPTDSTGQNTNPSPGVVYPGQGSGGTGGAGGPGGPGGPNGPNGPGGPNGPYGPGGPGGPNGPNGPNGPNGSWQGGYYPGTPGTPGSPGSPGTPGSPGGPGGPGGPGGPGGPNGPNGPYPGYYPGSPGSPGTPGTPGSPGSPGSPGTPGSPGGPGGPGGPGGPGTGGHYPGGTGTPGTPGTPGSPGSPGSPGSPGSPGSAGTPGQPGQPGYYPGSPGGPVGPVNSGSHYPGQPGSPGTPGTPGSPGSPGGPGGPGGPGGPGGPGGPPGSYYPGQPGQQGTLGQPGQHGQPGYPGQPGQPGGAGQPGQPGQPGYPGQPGQPGGPGQPGQPGQPGYPGQPGQPGGPGKPGQPGQPGYPGQPGQSGQPGQPGYPGQPGQPGSAGQPGQPGQPGYPGQPGQPGGAGQPGQPGQPGYPGQPGQPGGPGQPGQPGQPGYPEQPGQPGGPGKPGQPGQPGYPGQPGQSGQPGQPGYPGQPGQPGGAGQPGQPGQPGYPGQPGQPGGPGQPGQPGQPGGPGKPGQPGQPGYPGQPGQSGQPGQPGYPGQPGQPGGAGQPGQPGQPGYPGQPGQPGGPGQPGQPGQPGYPGQPGQPGGPGKPGQPGQPGYPGQPGQSGQPGQPGYPGQPGQPGGAGQPGQPGQNGYPGQPGQPGGPGQPGQPGQPGYPGQPGQPGGPGKPGQPGQPGYPGQPGQSGQPGQPGYPGQPGQPGGAGQPGQPGQPGYPGQPGQPGGPGQPGQPGQPGYPGQPGQPGGPGKPGQPGQPGYPGQPGQPGGPGQPGQPGQPGGPGKPGQPGQPGYPGQPGQSGQPGQPGYPGQPGQPGGAGQPGQPGQPGQPGQPGYPGQPGQPGGLGQPGQPGQPGYPGQPGQPGGPGNPGQPGQPSYPGQPGYPGQPGYPGQPGQPGQPGQPGYPGQPGQPGGPGQQGQPGQPGYPGQPGQPGGPGQPGQPGQPGYPGQPGQPGGSGQPGQPGQPGQPGYPGQPGQPGRPGKPGQPGQPGYPGQPGQPGQPGQPGQPGQPGQPGYPGQPGQPGGPGQHGQPGQPGYPGQPGQPGGPGQPGQPGQPGQPGQPGHPGQPGQPGYPGQPGQPGQPGYPGQPGQPGYPGQSGQSGQPGQPGHPGQPGQPGYPGQPGQPGSPGQPGQPGQPGQPGQPGYPSQPGKPGQPGGPSQPAHPGQPSQPGYPGQPGHPGGPGQPGQAGQPGQPGYPGQPGQPGGPEQPGQPGGPGQQGQPGQPGYPGQPGQPGGPGQPGQPGQPGYPGQPGQPGGPGHPGQPGQPGYPGQPGQPGGPGQPGQPGQPGYPGQPGQPGGPGHPGQPGQPGYPGQPAHPGQPAHPGQPSQPGYPGQPGQPGGPGQPGQPGQPGQPGQPGQPGQPGQPGGPVQQGQPGQPGYPGQPGQPGGPGQPGQPGQPGQPGQPGYPGQPGQPGQPGQPGYPGQPGQPGGSGQQGQPGQPGQPGQPGQPGQPGYPGQPGQPGGSGQPGQPAQPGYPGQPGQPGGSGQQGQPGQPGQPGQPGHPGYPGQPGQPGGPGQPGQPGQPGYPGQPGQPGGHGQPGQPGQPGYPGQPGQPGGPGQPGQPAQPGYPGQPGQPGGSGQQGQPGQPGHPGYPGQPGQPGGPGQPGQPGQPGYPGQPGQPGGPGQPGQPGQPGYPGQPGQPGQPGQPGQPGQPGQPGGPVQQGQPGQPGYPGQPGQPGGPGQPGQSGQPGQPGQPGQPGHPGYPGQPGQPGGPGQPGQPGQPGYPGQPGQPGGPGQPGQPGQPGYPGQPGQPGGPGKPGQQGQPGYPGQPGQPGGPGQPGQPGQPGYPGQPGQPGGAGQPGQPGQPGYPGQPGQPGGPGQPGQPGQPGYPGQPGQPGGSGQPGQPGQPGGPGQQGQPGQPGQPGGGDSVGAPSGTGVQPPNYVPPSSQMPPFPIYVIPYPLPIVPSPGSCPCYLVNPGKNDTQSQAQEVQGPPSAGPTYAPYGIIGFVPVVFVPYCPGNGSGMNTAQQNFPSAVPVPYNCAQCQANSRDVYRYISRWNGARSTNFNNLKEIHSLAELENLLRNEIRPMKKSLRRIAVHPRVLDDKSNEKETTKSN; this is encoded by the exons acgCGTACGGTTTCGGTTACGACGTGGGTCCGAACGGCCAGTTCCATCACGAGACCCGCGGGCCGGATGGTGTGACCTACGGTTGCTACGGTTACGTAGACCCGGACGGTTACCTCCGTGCTACGCACTACGTAGCCGACAGCCACGGCTACCGGGTAGTCGAACCTGAGAAGCCTGTCGAAGTCTACCCTGATGAGAAATACGAGTATGATGAAAC GACATCAAACCAGCCAACCGAAAAGGTTCCAGGACAGATCATCCCGTGGGAGAAGCTGTACTTCCCCAAAGGTTGTGGTCGCACTCCGGGCGGTATCCCGGCCAGGCCTCCTCCACGACCCCCGCGCCCCTCTCGCCCTCCGACGGACAGCACGGGACAGAACACCAACCCCAGTCCTGGAGTCGTATACCCAGGACaag GTTCAGGTGGAACTGGTGGTGCGGGAGGACCAGGCGGCCCAGGCGGACCTAATGGTCCTAATGGACCCGGTGGACCGAACGGTCCTTATGGACCCGGCGGGCCGGGTGGTCCTAATGGGCCTAACGGCCCTAATGGACCCAATGGATCAT gGCAAGGCGGTTATTATCCCGGCACACCAGGCACTCCCGGATCTCCCGGTAGTCCCGGAACTCCAGGTAGCCCTg GTGGCCCAGGCGGTCCAGGTGGACCTGGCGGACCCGGAGGACCGAATGGGCCAAATGGACCTT ATCCAGGCTACTATCCCGGTTCCCCCGGCTCCCCCGGAACCCCCGGCACCCCCGGCTCCCCCGGATCCCCCGGGTCCCCCGGCACTCCAGGATCCCCAGGCGGCCCAG GTGGTCCAGGCGGTCCCGGGGGCCCTGGCACCGGTGGTCACTACCCCGGTGGGACAGGTACACCCGGTACTCCAGGAACTCCCGGATCACCCGGATCTCCAGGTAGTCCGGGCTCTCCCGGCAGTCCAGGCTCGGCCGGGACGCCAGGTCAACCAGGCCAACCAGGATACTATCCTGGTAGCCCAG GTGGCCCGGTCGGTCCGGTTAACTCTGGCAGCCATTATCCCGGACAACCTGGATCTCCTGGAACTCCCGGAACTCCCGGATCACCTGGATCCCCTGGAGGGCCAG GTGGCCCAGGTGGGCCAGGAGGCCCCGGCGGGCCGGGCGGTCCTCCAGGCTCATACTACCCCGGCCAACCAGGACAACAAGGCACTCTAGGCCAACCAGGACAGCACGGACAACCCGGCTACCCAGGACAACCCGGACAGCCAGGAGGCGCCGGACAACCAGGACAGCCCGGACAACCCGGCTACCCAGGACAACCCGGACAGCCAGGAGGCCCTGGACAACCAGGACAGCCCGGACAACCCGGCTACCCAGGACAACCCGGACAGCCAGGAGGCCCCGGAAAGCCAGGCCAGCCGGGACAACCAGGCTACCCAGGACAACCCGGACAATCAGGTCAGCCCGGACAACCCGGCTACCCAGGACAACCCGGACAACCAGGAAGCGCCGGACAACCAGGACAGCCCGGACAACCCGGCTATCCAGGACAACCCGGACAGCCAGGAGGCGCCGGACAACCAGGACAGCCCGGACAACCCGGCTACCCAGGACAACCCGGACAGCCAGGAGGCCCTGGACAACCAGGACAGCCCGGACAACCCGGCTACCCAGAACAACCCGGACAGCCAGGAGGCCCCGGAAAGCCAGGCCAGCCGGGACAACCAGGCTACCCAGGACAACCCGGACAATCAGGTCAGCCCGGACAACCCGGCTACCCAGGACAACCCGGACAGCCAGGAGGCGCCGGACAACCAGGACAGCCCGGACAACCCGGCTACCCAGGACAACCCGGACAGCCAGGAGGCCCTGGACAACCAGGACAGCCCGGACAGCCAGGAGGCCCCGGAAAGCCAGGCCAGCCGGGACAACCAGGCTACCCAGGACAACCCGGACAATCAGGTCAGCCCGGACAACCCGGCTACCCAGGACAACCCGGACAGCCAGGAGGCGCCGGACAACCAGGACAGCCCGGACAACCCGGCTACCCAGGACAACCCGGACAGCCAGGAGGCCCTGGACAACCAGGACAGCCCGGACAACCCGGCTACCCAGGACAACCCGGACAGCCAGGAGGCCCCGGAAAGCCAGGCCAGCCGGGACAACCAGGCTACCCAGGACAACCCGGACAATCAGGTCAGCCCGGACAACCCGGCTACCCAGGACAACCCGGACAGCCAGGAGGCGCCGGACAACCAGGACAGCCCGGACAAAACGGCTACCCAGGACAACCCGGACAGCCAGGAGGCCCTGGACAACCAGGACAGCCCGGACAACCCGGCTACCCAGGACAACCCGGACAGCCAGGAGGCCCCGGAAAGCCAGGCCAGCCGGGACAACCAGGCTACCCAGGACAACCCGGACAATCAGGTCAGCCCGGACAACCCGGTTACCCAGGCCAACCCGGACAGCCAGGAGGCGCCGGACAACCAGGACAGCCCGGACAACCCGGCTACCCAGGACAACCCGGACAGCCAGGAGGTCCTGGACAACCAGGACAGCCCGGACAACCCGGCTACCCAGGACAACCCGGACAGCCAGGAGGCCCCGGAAAGCCAGGCCAGCCGGGACAACCCGGCTACCCAGGACAACCCGGACAGCCAGGAGGCCCTGGACAACCAGGACAGCCCGGACAGCCAGGAGGCCCCGGAAAGCCAGGCCAGCCGGGACAACCAGGCTACCCAGGACAACCCGGACAATCAGGTCAGCCCGGACAACCCGGCTACCCAGGACAACCCGGACAGCCAGGAGGCGCCGGACAACCAGGACAGCCCGGACAACCAGGACAGCCCGGACAACCCGGCTACCCAGGACAACCCGGACAGCCAGGAGGCCTTGGACAACCAGGACAGCCCGGACAACCCGGCTACCCAGGACAACCCGGACAGCCAGGAGGCCCCGGAAATCCAGGCCAGCCGGGACAACCAAGCTACCCAGGACAACCAGGTTACCCAGGACAACCAGGCTACCCAGGACAACCCGGACAACCAGGACAGCCCGGACAACCCGGTTATCCAGGCCAACCCGGACAGCCAGGCGGACCCGGACAACAAGGCCAGCCTGGACAACCCGGCTACCCAGGACAACCCGGACAGCCTGGCGGGCCCGGACAACCAGGCCAGCCTGGACAACCAGGCTACCCAGGACAACCCGGACAGCCAGGAGGCTCCGGACAACCAGGACAGCCCGGACAGCCCGGACAACCCGGTTATCCAGGACAACCCGGACAGCCAGGACGCCCCGGAAAGCCAGGTCAGCCGGGACAACCAGGCTACCCAGGACAACCCGGACAACCAGGTCAGCCTGGACAACCCGGACAACCAGGTCAGCCTGGACAACCCGGTTATCCAGGACAACCAGGACAGCCAGGCGGACCCGGACAACATGGCCAGCCTGGACAACCCGGCTACCCAGGACAACCCGGACAGCCAGGCGGCCCCGGACAACCAGGACAACCCGGACAACCGGGACAACCGGGACAACCTGGTCACCCAGGACAGCCAGGACAACCCGGTTACCCAGGACAACCTGGACAACCAGGACAACCCGGTTATCCAGGACAGCCCGGACAACCAGGctacccaggtcaatctggaCAATCAG GACAACCCGGACAACCTGGTCACCCAGGACAGCCAGGACAACCCGGTTACCCAGGACAACCCGGTCAGCCTGGAAGCCCTGGTCAGCCAGGACAACCCGGTCAGCCAGGACAACCCGGTCAGCCTGGATACCCAAGTCAACCCGGAAAGCCAGGACAACCAG GTGGCCCTAGTCAACCCGCACACCCAGGACAACCCAGTCAACCCGGCTACCCTGGACAACCTGGACATCCAGGAGGTCCCGGACAACCAGGGCAAGCCGGTCAACCAGGTCAACCCGGTTACCCAGGACAACCCGGACAGCCAGGAGGTCCCGAACAGCCAGGACAACCAGGTGGCCCCGGACAACAAGGACAACCCGGACAACCTGGCTACCCAGGGCAACCTGGACAGCCAGGCGGACCCGGACAACCAGGACAGCCCGGACAACCCGGTTACCCAGGACAACCCGGACAGCCAGGAGGTCCCGGACATCCAGGACAGCCCGGACAACCCGGCTACCCAGGACAACCCGGACAGCCAGGCGGACCCGGACAACCAGGACAGCCCGGACAACCCGGTTACCCAGGACAACCCGGACAGCCAGGAGGTCCCGGACATCCAGGACAGCCCGGACAACCCGGCTACCCAGGACAACCCGCACACCCAGGACAACCCGCACACCCAGGACAACCCAGTCAACCCGGCTATCCTGGACAACCTGGACAGCCAGGAGGCCCCGGACAACCAGGGCAACCCGGTCAACCAGGACAGCCAGGTCAACCCGGACAGCCAGGACAACCCGGACAACCAGGTGGCCCCGTACAACAAGGACAACCCGGACAACCTGGCTACCCAGGACAACCCGGGCAGCCAGGAGGCCCCGGACAACCAGGACAGCCCGGACAACCAGGACAGCCCGGACAACCCGGCTACCCAGGACAACCCGGACAGCCAGGACAGCCCGGACAACCTGGTTACCCAGGCCAACCTGGACAACCAGGTGGCTCCGGACAACAAGGACAACCCGGACAACCTGGACAGCCAGGACAGCCAGGACAGCCCGGACAACCTGGTTATCCAGGCCAACCTGGACAACCAGGTGGATCCGGACAACCAGGACAGCCCGCACAACCCGGCTACCCAGGACAACCCGGACAGCCAGGTGGCTCCGGACAACAAGGACAACCCGGACAACCTGGACAGCCAGGACAGCCCGGACACCCTGGCTACCCAGGCCAACCTGGACAACCAGGTGGACCCGGACAACCAGGACAGCCTGGACAACCCGGCTACCCAGGACAACCCGGACAGCCAGGAGGTCACGGACAACCCGGACAGCCTGGACAACCCGGCTACCCAGGACAACCCGGACAACCAGGAGGACCCGGACAACCAGGACAGCCCGCACAACCCGGCTACCCAGGACAACCCGGACAACCAGGTGGCTCCGGACAACAAGGACAACCCGGACAGCCTGGACACCCTGGCTACCCAGGCCAACCTGGACAACCAGGTGGACCCGGACAACCAGGACAGCCCGGACAACCCGGCTACCCAGGACAACCCGGACAGCCAGGAGGTCCCGGACAACCCGGACAGCCCGGACAACCCGGCTACCCAGGACAACCCGGACAGCCAGGACAGCCAGGTCAACCCGGACAGCCAGGACAACCCGGACAACCAGGTGGCCCCGTACAACAAGGACAACCCGGTCAACCTGGCTACCCAGGACAACCCGGGCAGCCAGGAGGCCCCGGACAACCAGGACAGTCCGGACAACCAGGACAGCCCGGACAACCAGGACAGCCCGGACACCCTGGCTACCCAGGCCAACCTGGACAACCAGGTGGACCCGGACAACCAGGACAGCCCGGACAACCCGGCTACCCAGGACAACCCGGACAGCCAGGAGGTCCCGGACAACCCGGACAGCCCGGACAACCCGGCTACCCAGGACAACCCGGACAGCCAGGAGGCCCCGGAAAGCCAGGCCAGCAGGGACAACCCGGCTACCCAGGACAACCCGGACAACCAGGCGGACCCGGACAACCAGGACAGCCCGGACAACCCGGTTACCCAGGCCAACCTGGACAGCCAGGCGGTGCCGGACAACCAGGACAGCCCGGACAACCCGGTTACCCAGGCCAACCTGGACAGCCAGGCGGACCCGGACAACCAGGACAGCCCGGACAACCCGGTTACCCAGGACAACCCGGACAGCCAGGAGGTTCCGGACAACCAGGACAGCCCGGACAGCCAGGTGGCCCCGGACAACAAGGACAACCTGGCCAGCCCGGACAAccag GCGGTGGTGACTCAGTCGGCGCTCCGTCAGGCACAGGAGTACAGCCACCAAATTACGTTCCTCCTTCTAGTCAAATGCCTCCCTTCCCCATCTACGTTATTCCCTACCCGTTACCTATCGTACCAAGTCCTGGCTCCTGCCCGTGTTATCTCGTGAACCCTGGTAAAAATGACACACAGTCGCAGGCTCAAGAAGTTCAAGGCCCTCCAAGTGCAGGACCAACGTATGCTCCATACGGCATTATCGGTTTTGTGCCAGTGGTTTTCGTTCCATATTGTCCAGGAAACGGATCGGGTATGAACACGGCTCAGCAAAATTTCCCAAGCGCCGTACCAGTGCCGTACAATTGTGCTCAGTGCCAAGCCAACAGCAGAGACGTCTACCGTTACATAAGCCGATGGAACGGAGCCCGAAGTACCAACTTCAACAATTTGAAAGAAATTCACTCGCTGGCTGAATTAGAAAATCTCCTACGTAACGAAATCCGGCCAATGAAGAAAAGCTTGCGCAGAATTGCAGTTCATCCCAGAGTTCTGGACGATAAATCGAACGAAAAAGAGACGACCAagtctaattaa